GCCGAAGCGGCACGGCACGCTGCCGAGGCACTCCCGGTGCACCTGGATGTTGGCGCCCATCCGGATCAGTGCGTCGGTGAAGCCGAACCGGTTCTCGTAGACGGTCTCGTGGACGATCGACACGCCTTCGGCCTGGGTTAGGGCCACCACAAGGGGCTGCTGCCAGTCCGTCATGAATCCCGGGTGTACGTCCGTTTCAAGGACTAGCGGATTCAGCTTGCCGCCGCGGTGGTAGAAACGGATGCCGTCCTCGCCGATGTCCATCCCGCCGCCCACCTTGCGGTAGGTGTTCAGGAACGTCATCATGTCGCGCTGGGAAGCGCCCTCAACGAAAATATCTCCGCGCGTCACGAGCGCCGCTGAGGCCCAGGACGCTGATTCGTTCCGGTCCGAGAGTGCCCGGTGGTTGTAACCGCCGAGGTCCCTGACGCCTTCGATGCGGATGGTGCGGTCCGTCTGGACGCTGATGATGGCGCCCATCTTCTGCAGCACGGCAATGAGGTCGATGATTTCCGGCTCCGTGGCGGCACCGGAAAGCTCCGTGATGCCTTCAGCCCTGGTGGCGCTGAGCAGGACCTGCTCGGTGGCCCCCACTGACGGATAGGGCAGCGAGATCTTGGCGCCCTGGAGCCCCTTGGGCGCGGAAATGTGGATGCCGCCCGGACGCTTTTCGACGACGGCCCCGAACTGGCGCAGGACGTTCAGGTGGTAATCAATGGGGCGGTCGCCGATCTTGCAGCCGCCAAGGTCGGGAATGAACGCTTCACCGATGGCGTGGATCAGCGGACCGCACAACAGGATGGGAATCCTGGAGTCGCCTGCATGGGCGTCGATTGCGGTGCTGGACGCGGTCTTGGCGCCCTTCGGATCCAGGGTCAGGTCACCCGTAACAGGGTCCTTTTCGACCGTGACGCCATGAAGCTGGAGCAGGCTGGTGACAACCTCGACGTCCTTGATTTCAGGGACGTTGCGCAGCACGGACGGCTCGTTGCCCAGCAGGGCGGCCACCATGGCCTTGGGGACAAGATTCTTGGCCCCGCGAACGGTGACGCGTCCAGTTAGCGGGACGCCTCCGCGGATTGTCAAAACACTACTCATATACCGGTTTCCTCACGACTACTCGCCCCCAAATCCTTACAAAGGCTCCAGCTAAGCATAGGAGCTAGCGTTACCGATCTGAAATACGGCGCGTTTTTCCGGAGGGCGCCGCGGGGGCGGCAAGGGTGCAGCCGGTACCGGGGACCGGCGCTGCGGGGTCCGCGGTACCGGCGCCGCAGGGACCGTACCCGGCCCCGCCGTCCCCGCGGGACCGCGGGGCGGCCGCACCCCTCAGCGCCGGCCCGATCAGGACAGCCGTGCGGGCAGGGTCTTCGGCTTGAAAGCGGGCCTGGTGGCTTCGTAGGCTGTGATGTCTTCTTCGTGCTGGAGGGTCAGTCCGATGTCGTCCAGGCCTTCGAGGAGGCGCCAGCGCGTGTAGTCATCAATCTCGAACGGCGCCACCACGTTGCCGCACATCACGGTCTTCGAGACGAGGTCCACGGTCACCTCGGTGCCCGGGGCGTTCTCCAGCACCTTCCAGATGAGCTCGATGTCATCCTGGGCGACCTCGGCTGCCAGGAGGCCCTGTTTGCCGGAGTTGCCGCGAAAGATATCGGCGAACCTTGAGGACAGGACGGTCTTGAACCCGAAGTCCTTCAATGCCCATACTGCGTGCTCGCGGGAGGACCCGGTGCCGAAGTCCGGTCCGGCCACCAGCACGGAACCGGCGTTGAACGGCTCCTGGTTCAGGATGAAGGCAGGGTCCTTGCGCCAGGCCGCAAACAGTGCGTCCTCGAAGCCCGTGCGGGTAATGCGCTTGAGGTAAACGGCCGGGATGATCTGGTCGGTGTCCACGTTGCTCTGGCGCAGCGGTACGCCGATCCCGGTGTGGGTGCTGAACTTTTCCATGGCGGTTCCTTTGATGCTGGGTAGGTGTGGGCTGCGCGGGCTAGGCGGCGTTATCTAAGCGGCGCTGCTACTGACGGCGGCGGACTCGGGAGCGGGGTCCAGGTCCGACGGCGAACTGAGCGTGCCGCGCACCGCCGTAGCTGCCGCCACGACCGGTGAGACGAGGTGGGTGCGGCCACCCTTGCCCTGACGTCCCTCAAAGTTGCGGTTGGACGTGGAGGCACAACGTTCCCCCACCTCCAGCTGGTCCGGGTTCATGCCCAGGCACATGGAGCAGCCGGCAAAACGCCACTCAGCTCCAAAGTCCTTGAAAACCTTGTCCAGGCCTTCCGCTTCCGCCTCGAGCCGCACGCGTGCCGAGCCCGGGACAACGAGCATCCGGATGTTCGGGTCCTTGGTGCGGCCGCGGATGATGTCCGCCGCGGCGCGCAGGTCTTCCATCCGGGAGTTCGTGCAGGAGCCCAGGAAGACCGTGTCCACCCGGATCTCCTTCATCGGGGTGCCGGCTTCCAGCCCCATGTACTGCAGTGCCCGTTCGGCCGCGGCCTTGGCGTTTTCATCGCCGAAGTCCTCCGGCGACGGCACCCTGGAAGACAGCGAAACGCCCTGGCCGGGGTTCGTGCCCCAGGTGACGAAGGGCTCCAGGGTGTCGGCGTCCAGGTCCACCTCGACGTCGAACGTTGCGTCGTCGTCCGTGCGGAGCGTGTTCCAGTATTCGACGGCGGCGTCCCACTCCGCGCCCTGCGGCGCGTGCGGCCGTCCGTACATGTAGTCGTACGTTGTCTGGTCCGGGGCAACGAGGCCCGCGCGGGCGCCGGCTTCGATGGACATGTTGCAGATGGTCATCCGGGCTTCCATGGACAGTGCACGGATTGCCGAACCACGGTATTCGAGGACGTAGCCCTGCCCGCCGCCGGTGCCGATCTTCGCGATGACCGCCAGGATGATGTCCTTTGCCGACACTCCGGGGCGCAGGGTTCCCTCGACGTTTATCGCCATGGTCTTGAATGGCTTCAAGGACAGCGTCTGGGTGGCCATGACGTGCTCCACCTCGGAGGTGCCGATGCCCATGGCCAGCGCGCCGAAGGCTCCGTGCGTGGAGGTGTGCGAATCCCCGCAGACCACCGTCATGCCGGGCTGGGTGAGGCCAAGCTGGGGGCCCACAACGTGAACGATCCCCTGCTCGGCGTCGCCCAGGGAGTGCAGGCGGACGCCGAATTCCTTGCAGTTGTTGCGCAGCGTCTGGATCTGGGTCCGGCTGGTCAGATCGGCGATAGGCTTGTCGATGTCCAGCGTGGGGGTGTTGTGGTCCTCGGTGGCGATGGTGAGGTCCGGGCGGCGCAGCGGGCGACCGGCCAGCCGGAGCCCTTCAAAGGCCTGCGGCGACGTGACTTCATGCACCAGGTGGAGGTCGATGTAGAGAAGGTCCGGCTGGGCATTGGCACCTTCGCCGTCGCCTTTGCGCACCACGTGCGCGTCCCAGACTTTCTCGGCCAATGTCTTTGCCATGGCCATCTCCCTTCACTGCTGTTGGCTGTTTACATCCACTGAACCAGCACGCCCGCGTAATACGCCAGCCAAATGATTTGCATCTCAGATATTGAGACGGCAATATCATTACATGGACAATTCTAGTGGCGTCGGTGTCATCGATAAAGCGGCCCATGTGCTCGACGCACTTGAGGCAGGGCCCACCACTCTGGCGCAGCTGGTGGCTGCCACCGGACTGGCGCGGCCGACCGTACACAGGCTCGCCCTGGCACTGGTCCATCACCGGCTTGTCAGCCGCGACATCCAGGGCCGTTTTGTGCTGGGAAGCCGGTTGGTGGAGCTCGCCTCGGCCGCCGGCGAGGACCGGCTGATCGCCTCAGCCGGGCCCGTCCTGATGCAGCTGCGCGACGCCACCGGCGAAAGCGCCCAGATCTTCCGGCGGCAGGGTGACTGGCGGGTGTGCGTCGCGTCTGCCGAGCGTCCCATTGGTCTCCGCGACACCATCCCGGTGGGTACCCAGCTTTCCATGAAGGCCGGCTCCGCCGCCCAGGTCCTGCTGGCCTGGGAGGACCACGACCGGCTCCTCGAAGGTCTGCAGGCAGCGCGCTTCACGCCCACCGTCCTGGCAGGAGTGCGACGGCGGGGCTGGGGCCAGAGCCTCGGCGAACGCGAGCCGGGGGTCGCCTCTGTGTCGGCGCCCGTCCGTGGCCCGTCCGGACGCGTCATTGCCGCCGTGTCCATTTCCGGTCCGATCGAGCGCCTGACCCGCCAGCCGGGCCGGTTGCACGCCGAAGTCGTCTGCAATGCCGCCCGGGTGCTGACCGAGGCGCTCCGCAAGAACAACGACTGACACCGCAGCCGCCCGGCCGTCCCCTGCGGGCTCCGGGTATTAGGCTGTGCCCATGAACAGCTATGCGGTCTTCCTCCGTGGTATCAACGTGGGCGGAATCAACATCAAAATGGCGGACCTCAGGAGCGCCCTGGCGGAACGCGGGTTCGATGGAGTAAAGACGCTCCTGGCCAGCGGCAACGTTGCCCTGGCCAGCCCTCTCGGCGCCGCCGCACTCAAAAAGGACGTTGAAACCTGCCTGCGCGAGTCCTTCGGCTACGACGCGTGGGTGGTGGTTCTGACCGACGCCAGGCTTGCTGCACTCGTCGAGGCGTGCCCGTACCCTGCCGAGGACAAGACGACGCATACCTATGTCACCCTCAGTTCGGATACAGCCGTGCTGGACGAGCTGTTCGAGGCCGGTTCACGGCTGGACGGAACGCAGCAGCAGCGCCTGGGTCCGGAGGCCATGGCCTGGCTTGCACCCGCCGGAGGCACCCTGGACAGTCCATTCAGCAGACTCTCATCCAAAGCGCGCTACAAATCGACCACCACCACGCGAAACCTTCGCACCATGATCAAGGTCCGAGACGCCACGAAGGCGATGGGCAACGGCTAGTCGCGGCCCGCGGCTTTCAGGGCCGCGTTGAAGGACTTCAGCCTGCTGACTTCCACTTCCACCGGTTCAACCACACGCCTGTCCGCAACGGCGGCCACGGCCGCCCTGAGCTTCTTGCCCGCCGCGCCACCCCGCACTCGCGCGGCCGCCCCGGCGATGGCCTTTCCGGCGAGGGCCAGCACCACACCCAGCAGCAATCCCCCGGCGATCATCAGCGTTGGAACCGGCCACCCTTCCACCCTGGGCACCTCCGGAACAGGCAGCTGGAGATATCCCAGCCCGGCCAGGACACCGAGCCAGCCCACGCCGCCCAAAACCGCCACGAGGGCAAGCCATTGGGCAACGTTGAACAGTCCCCACCACCACGACTTTCTGCCGGCCAGCAGCTCAGTGCCGGCAATCGCCTGATCCATTGCGTCCGGCAGCTGGTCCCGGCCTTCACGCGCCGCGCCACGGATGGCCGCGCGCCACGGCCCCGGTGCCCCGGCACTGGCGGCATCCGCGAATTCCCGCACGGCAGCGTCCGTCCTGGCGCGTTCCGGTGCCCCGGCCGGCGGCAGCGATGTCCTGTTGACCTCCGCTGCAGCCCCCTCCCGACGCAGGTTCAGCCGCCGCAACGGGTCCGGGCGGAACCGGACCAGCCAGCGGGTCAGCGGCCAGCCCGTGCGCCTCGTGGCTTCCTGCCGGTACGACCTCGACACGGCATCAGCAACGAGCGGGACGTTGGCGGCCGCCGCAAGCTCGTCAGCCAGCCGGGACCTGGTGCCGGCTTTGACTCCGGCTGCCTCCCCGGTTCCGGAGGCCGCCGCAAGCCGGGCCGTGGCCTTGGAGACATCCGCGGCCAGCCGCTGCGAGGACGCCTGCCGTTGCACCACCACGTCTCGGATGGCCGCCCGGACTTTGTCGACGCCGGTCCCGTCCAACGCAGAGGCGCCAAGGACCTGGACCTTCCCCAGACCGTCCCGGGCCAGGATGGCTTTGAGGGATTCCAGCACCGGCCCGATGTCCGACGGCGGAAGCCGGTCAACCTGATTGAGTACCACCAGAGTGACCGCCCCGTGCGAAGCCAGGGGCGCAAGGAAGTCGTTGTGCACCGCGGCGTCCGCATATTTCTGCGGGTCCAGCACCCACACCAGGACGTCCACTAGACCCACCATCCGCTGGACAATCTCCCGGTTGGCGGCCTTCGTTGAATCGAAATCCGGCAGGTCCAACAGGATCAGGCCGGTGGATTCATCGGCGAACCCCGGCAGTGCCGAGGAATGATGGCGTTTGGCGACCCCGAGCCAGTCCAGCAGCGGTTCGCTGCCCTCCTGTCCCCAGACACCGGCCAGCGGTTCGGACGTCGTGGGACGGCGCACCGCCGCCGTCGCGATTTCCGCACCGCTGACCGCATTGAAGAGCGACGATTTCCCGCTGCCTGTGGCGCCAAAGAATCCCACCACAGTGTGCTCCGCGGACAGTGAACGGCGGGAACTGGCGCGCTCAAGGACCTGGAGCACGTCGTCCAGAGCCTCGTCCGGCAACACCCCACCGGCGAGCTCCCGCGCATCGTTCAGGGCTTGCAGGCGGGCGTCGAGCCGGGAGGCTTCCCTGCTTCCGCTGTGCCGGCTCATGCGGGTCCGGCCAGTTGCCGGAGGGCGCGCGAATGATCGGACAAGACCTCCGGCGGAACCCCGGTACTAATGTCGAGACGGTCCAGGAAGCGCTGCTGTTCCGCCTGAAGCAGCTTGTGGCACCTCGAATTCAGGTCCTCGCGGGCAGTTTGCGCGAGGCGTCTCACGGCGTCCTCGCCGAAGACGGCCTCCAGGAGCCGTTGACCAACGACGGCGGTACCTCCCGCCACTCCGATCTCCAGTCCCGTTAGCCCGGCGGTCATGGAGAAAACCACGATCATGAGGGCGGCCCCGAGTCCGTTGACCCCGAAGGAAAGCCACCGGGCGTGGGTGCGTTTGCCCTGGCCTTCCGTACGGATGAGCTCCATGAGCGCTCCCTGCCAGGCCCTGATTTCTGCTGCCACCGTGTCCGCGAAGCCGGCACTGGTGCCGGAAAGATCGTCCGCGCCCAGCAGCTGGCGGCCTGCGGGGTCCGAGCGCCAGCGCTGGTCGGCGTCCTCGGCCGCGTTGGCGGCTTCGTCCATGATGACCGCCTGCAGCCCCGTTTCAATGGCTGTTTCCACCTTGACAGCGGGAGCGGGCTCGCCGCGGAAGAAGGCGCCCATCCGGTCCCGCACGCGACCGATGTTCTGTTCCAGGACGCGGAAGAACTCGCCGGTACCGACAAAGTCCTGCCAGCGGGCCAGAACTTCGCCGCGCAGGAGGGCACCGTCCCGCGTTGCGTCCATAATCCTGGACCCTGCATCCTGATAAGCGTTGCGGACATCCCTGGCGAGGACATCCCGCGATTGCTGTTGCTCCCTCGATGCCTGCGCGAGGGCAGCAACGCGGCCGCTGAGCGCACGTACCGTGCCGTTGAGTGTCCGGCGGGCAATCTCAGCCCTCCCGGCAGAATCTGCTGCCAGTTGACGCAGCCAGTGGGCCACCGGTTCCACGGCGCCGTCGGGCAGCATTCCGAGACCGTCCAGGGTCACCTCCGGAATAATAAACAACCGGGCTGCACCCAGGCCCTCCCGCTGGAGCATGGTCCGGAGGTCCGCGCTGACCTCCTCCTCGGCGGCCGGGGGCACGCGGTCCAGCACCACGGCCACCATGATGTCCCTTGACGCAGCGTCGAGGAGCAGCTTCCAGGGCACGGCGTCGGCATAGCGGTTGGCTGTTGTCACAAATATCCAGAGGTCGGCTGCAGCGAGCAAGTGGCCCGCAAGCGTCCGGTTGCCATCCGAGACGGAGTCGACGTCGGGAGCATCCAGTAGTGCGATTCCTTGCGGCACGGCGGGGTGTCCCACGAGCACCAGGGAGGATATGGATGCCGCATCCGGTGCAGCGCCGGCCCGGCTGGCGGGAAGAGGCGTTTCCAGCACTGCGCCGCGGATTCGGCTCAGGTTCGGCAGTACCCGCTGGTCTTCGAACCAGGGAGAATCCGCCGGGTTGTGGAGCAATATCGGCTGCCTCGTGGTCGGCCGGATGGCGCCGGCCCTCGTGACCGGGTGGCCCACAAGGGCGTTGACCAATGTGGACTTGCCGGCTCCGGTGGATCCGCCCACAACTGCCAGCAGCGGAGCGTCAAGGCTGCGGAAGCGCGGAAGCATGTAGTCGTCCAGCTGCGCCAGTGCGTTTTTGATATCGAGGCGGGCCGCGTCAGCGCCGGGAAGTGCGAGCGGCAGCACGGCTTCGCCGAGGTCCCTGCGGACGGTCTCGAGCAGTTCCACAGCTGCGGCTGCGCGCGCATTGTGCACGGCGGGGCCCGCGGGTGAACTCTCAGATGGGGACGTCACAGCTTCATCATGCCAGTTCAAAACGCTGCCGGCTCGAATCCGGCACAGACCGCGCGGCACGGGCGGTTGCCAGAGCAACAGCGGAGCCCAAGCAAACAAAACAAAGCGGCCCCGGGCTGTTGCCCGGGACCGCTTCAGTGGTGACCCCAGCGGGATTCGAACCCGCGTTACCGCCGTGAGAGGGCAGCGTACTAGGCCGCTATACGATGGGGCCGCGTACTTCCGGATGGTATTTCTACCATCAGGCTCAGTGATTGTTTCATACACAAAGCCGGTGTTTCAAATCGGCCATACCGCTTGAAACCCCTGATCCGCCGCACCGAAATGCGGCTTTTTCAGAGCTGGGATACCAGGACTCGAACCTAGAATGACGGTACCAGAAACCGTAGTGTTGCCAATTACACCATATCCCAATGGAACTTTCGGGCCGGTCACTCAGGCCTAAACCTTCGCTCCCCGCGCCTCAGCACGAGTAATTACTTTACCCGAGAGTTTTGGCTGGCACAAATCGGCGCCCGGAGCCCCTTCCGAGCCCGCCAACCGGCCCGCGCGGAAAGTCCACAACCGACCGCAGGGCGAAGAAACCCTTGCAATTACAGGGTGGACAAGTTTACGCTCGGTAAGTTACCGACGAGTAACCACTCCCCTCCACACCTCCCGACCGGCAGTTCCAAGCGAACTTTCGAATGTTAGCTGCATCACGGCCGGGCGGCCGGGGACCACAGGAGTCCGACACCCACCGTCGAGAGGAACCAACCGTGCCACAAAGTCGTGCCGCTGCTCCCCAGAACGTCCGCACCCGCGGCCAACAGATCGCCATAGCTCTCCTTGCCTTGCTACTGATCGCCCTGCTGGGCTTCTACACCTTGGTCACCGGGCGCATCACCGACGGATCCGCGCGACTCAAGGACGGAGCCGGCCAGGCTTCCGCCGGCGCCGATCAGCTTGAGGACGGCGCCGGAAAGCTCGCCACCGGCGCCACTCTGGCAGACACCGGGGCAGGCAAACTCTCCGCCGGAGCGCAGAAGATCCATGCCGGCATCACCACCAAGCTCGCTCCCGGTGCCGACCAGCTCCAGGCCGGCGCCGGGAAACTCGCGGCCGGGGCGGTGAAAATCGAGGCGGACGTCAACAACAAGCTGGCGCCGGGGGTGTACAAAGTCGATGACGGTGCCCGCAAGCTCGCGACCGGAGCGGAGCAACTCTCAGCCGCGCTGACCCCCACTGCTTCGGGAACCGCGGAAAACAACCTCGCCGACGGCGCCACACAGCTACGCGAGGGAGCGTCCCGCGTGGAGGGCGGCGCAGGCCAGCTTGCCGCAGGGACAACCCAGCTCAAGGGCTACCGCGGTGCCAACGGCAGTCCGGAAGCGGGCACCGGCACCGCAGCCCTGGCCCAGGCGCTGGAGTTGTTGCAGGCTGCGGCCGACGATCCCGTCCAGGGGCTCGTGCCGCTCTCCGTGGTAAAGGACAAAATCGCCAAAATTACGGCGGGTGCCCGCAAGCTCGATGCCGGAGCCGCCCAGCTCCAATCCGGGGCCTCCCGGCTCCACGAAGGTACCGGAGAACTGCGGGCCGGTGCCGCGAAGCTGACTGCGGGTTTCACCACCCTGGGCGGCAAGCTCAACAGCCAGGATCCCGAAAACCCCGGGGTTGTCCTCGGCACGCGTCTCCTGGCCGACGGGACAGCCAAGATCAGGGAAGGCATGGACGGAATACCCGGGAACCCCGACCGTCCGGGCCTGCTCAAGGCGACCGCAAGTATGACCGAGGGCTCCTCCCGGCTTGCCGCCGGGACCACGGCACTGAACGCAGGCATCAAGGGGGACCCTGCGGATCCCGCGAATCCCGGGCTCCTGAGAGGCTCCGAAGCCTTGGCCGCCGGAGCCTCCGAGCTCTCAGAGGGCAACACCAAGCTCGCTTCCGGCTCCTCGCAGCTGGCCACCGGGGCAAGCAAGCTCGCGGACGGGAACGCAAAAGTGGCAGCCGGAACAGAAACACTGCACTCAAGCGCAGCGGCTGTCTCGCCGTCGGACGTGGTGGGCCGGCCCGACGCCGGAACTGCCGTGGGCATGGTGGGCGTGCTGGGACTCGGTTCAGTGGGCGCCTTTATGGCGCTGCGCAACCGTCGGAAAGCGGTGGAAACCGCCTGACCCGGCAGGTGGCCCGGCGATGATCAGGCCGGGCCAGCCGGCCAGCCGTCCCTCCTACCCCAGCAGCTCCGCGAGCGAGCCAACCTGATGACCGGCAAACGCGGACTCCGTTTCCCCGCTGCGGTTCAGCCAGACGCCCAGCAAGCCCGCCGCCGTCGAACCTTCTGCGTCCAGCAGGCGGTTGTCTCCCACATAGAGGGTCTCAGCGGCACTGCTGCCCAGGAGGCGTACGCCCTCCAGGTAGATGGCCGGATCCGGCTTGGGTACGCCCAAGGTGTCCGTTCCCACCAATACGGTGATCCGCTGCAGCCCCGCGGCGTCGAGCTTCACCCGCTGGTAGTCGTGCACGTTGTTGCTGACCGCACCGTAGGGAATTCCTGCGGCGTCGAGGGCGTCCAGGACCGGGGCAACGTCCTCGAACGCACGGACGTAGCCGTGCTGCAGGGCTGCGTAGGAGGTGACCCAGGCATGGGACTCCTCGCCCTCTTCCAGTTCCACTCCGAAGTGCCCCAGGGCAGCACGTCCCCGGAGCAGCCGCTGTTCATTGAAGGTCAGTTCTCCGGCCAGGTAGCGGTCATAGAAGTGTGTGGTCTCGTGCGTGAAGATGCGCCCGAACTTCTCCCACCCGGCTTGGTCCAGGCCGGGCAGGAGATGTTCGCTGACGTCACGCAACGCCGTCGTCATGGCGTACTCCAGGTCCACCAGGGTGTCATCAATGTCGAACAGCACACCCCGGACGACGCCGAAGCCCGTGTGCAGGACACGGCCGCCGTCGCCGCGCATGGCAGTCATCAGCCGCGGAAAGCGTGGAGGCGGGCCAGTGAGGATGCCTTGCCCAGGATGACCATGGATTCAAAGAGCGGCGGGGAGATCCGGCGCCCCGAAACGGCTGTCCGGACCGGACCGAAAGCCAGCCGCGGCTTGATGCCCATGTCCTCCACGAGTGCCTGCTTCAGCGCGGTCTGGATGCTCTCGGCGCTCCAGTCGGCGACGGCGTCCAGGGCCGCTATCGCGGCGTCCAGCACCTCGGTGAGGTTTTCCGGAAGTCCCTTGCGGGCGTCATCCGCAACGTCGATGGCGTCGTCGTTCTTGAACAGGAAGGAAATCATCTCCGGCGCCTCGCCCAGCAAGGCGATGCGCTCCTGGATCAGCGGCGCGGCCTCGGTGAGGATCTCCTCTTCACGGGCGGTCAGCGTCTCGCCCACCAGGTTCGCTGCGCGGAGGTACGGAACCAGGCGGCCCCTGAAGTCGTCCGCGTCCAGCATCCGGATGTGGGTGCCGTTGATCGCTTCGGCCTTCTTGATATCGAAGCGCGCCGGGTTGGCCAGGACGTCATGGACGTCGAAGTGCTCGATAAGCTGTTCCACCGTGAAGATGTCTTCGTCGGCGGACAGGCTCCAACCCAGCAGCGAGAGATAGTTGAGCAGGCCTTCGGGGATGAATCCGCGGTCCCGCAGCAGGAAGAGGTTGGACTGCGGATCACGCTTGGACAGCTTCTTGTTGCCCTCGCCCATAACGTACGGCAGGTGCCCGAAGACGGGCATGTAGCTTGCGACGCCGATCTCCATCAGGGCGCGGATCAGCACCACCTGGCGGGGCGTGGAGGACAGCAGGTCCTCGCCGCGCAGTACGTGGGTGATCCCCATCAGGGCGTCATCCACCGGGTTCACCAGGGTGTACAGCGGAGAACCGTCGGCGCGGACGATCACGTAGTCCGGGATGCTCCCGGCCTTAAAGGTGATTTCGCCGCGGACCATGTCGGTGAAAGTGACGTCCTCGTCTGGCATGCGGACTCGGAGGACCGGTTCGCGGCCCTCGGCCTTGAACGCGGCAACCTGCTCGGCGCTGAGGTTGCGGTCGAAGTTGTCGTAGCCGAGCTTGGGGTCGCGGCCGGCGGCCCGGTGGCGCGCTTCAACTTCCTCCGGCGAGGAGTAGCACTCGTAGGCGTAGCCGGCTTCCAGCAGCTTGGCCACCACGTCCTTGTAGAGGTCAAGACGCTGTGACTGGCGGTACGGCTCATGCGGGCCGCCCGTTTCCACGCCCTCTTCCCACGAGATGCCCAGCCATTTCAGGGCCTCAAGCAGCTGCTCGTAGCTCTCTTCCGAGTCCCGGGCTGCGTCCGTGTCCTCGATGCGGAACACAAAGGTGCCCTGCGTGTGCCGGGCGTAGGCCCAGTTGAACAGCGCCGTACGGATCAGGCCCACGTGCGGGGTGCCCGTGGGCGACGGGCAGAACCGCACCCGGACCGGGGTTTCGGCAGTGACGGCAGGACTGGAGACAGCGTTGGACACAGAAGGAGTAGTCATAGTGTCTCCAACTTTACCGCCTGCCCGGGACTCGAACCCGCCGCGGAATCCGGCACGGAAACGGACAGCCGCCCCGGGATACCCGGGGCGGCTGTCGTGACGTTGGTGCTGTGTGCGGCTAGCGCCGGACAACAGGGTTGGAAAGCCGGCCGATGCCTTCGATCTCCACGTCAAACCGGTCGCCC
Above is a window of Arthrobacter sp. FB24 DNA encoding:
- a CDS encoding HAD family hydrolase; the encoded protein is MTAMRGDGGRVLHTGFGVVRGVLFDIDDTLVDLEYAMTTALRDVSEHLLPGLDQAGWEKFGRIFTHETTHFYDRYLAGELTFNEQRLLRGRAALGHFGVELEEGEESHAWVTSYAALQHGYVRAFEDVAPVLDALDAAGIPYGAVSNNVHDYQRVKLDAAGLQRITVLVGTDTLGVPKPDPAIYLEGVRLLGSSAAETLYVGDNRLLDAEGSTAAGLLGVWLNRSGETESAFAGHQVGSLAELLG
- the gltX gene encoding glutamate--tRNA ligase; amino-acid sequence: MTTPSVSNAVSSPAVTAETPVRVRFCPSPTGTPHVGLIRTALFNWAYARHTQGTFVFRIEDTDAARDSEESYEQLLEALKWLGISWEEGVETGGPHEPYRQSQRLDLYKDVVAKLLEAGYAYECYSSPEEVEARHRAAGRDPKLGYDNFDRNLSAEQVAAFKAEGREPVLRVRMPDEDVTFTDMVRGEITFKAGSIPDYVIVRADGSPLYTLVNPVDDALMGITHVLRGEDLLSSTPRQVVLIRALMEIGVASYMPVFGHLPYVMGEGNKKLSKRDPQSNLFLLRDRGFIPEGLLNYLSLLGWSLSADEDIFTVEQLIEHFDVHDVLANPARFDIKKAEAINGTHIRMLDADDFRGRLVPYLRAANLVGETLTAREEEILTEAAPLIQERIALLGEAPEMISFLFKNDDAIDVADDARKGLPENLTEVLDAAIAALDAVADWSAESIQTALKQALVEDMGIKPRLAFGPVRTAVSGRRISPPLFESMVILGKASSLARLHAFRG